From Methanobacterium congolense, one genomic window encodes:
- a CDS encoding PRC-barrel domain-containing protein gives MVELSSLYNLDVYTTRGKYVGRIQDVILNIKKGRVSTLKAVAMKADKKNVGLKDVIKTSIRIVPEDDEIRPLREEGTIDISYDRVQAVGDILLISPEVRETPAAITKEEV, from the coding sequence TTTGGATGTGTACACAACACGTGGAAAGTACGTCGGAAGAATCCAGGATGTCATATTGAACATAAAAAAGGGCAGAGTTTCAACCTTAAAAGCTGTGGCAATGAAAGCTGATAAAAAGAACGTTGGCCTTAAAGACGTTATAAAAACCAGTATAAGAATAGTCCCAGAAGATGATGAAATCCGCCCCCTTAGAGAAGAAGGAACAATAGACATATCCTACGATAGGGTTCAGGCAGTTGGTGACATCCTCTTAATAAGTCCTGAGGTACGCGAAACACCAGCAGCCATAACCAAAGAGGAAGTATA